One genomic segment of Sphaerodactylus townsendi isolate TG3544 linkage group LG07, MPM_Stown_v2.3, whole genome shotgun sequence includes these proteins:
- the LOC125436271 gene encoding olfactory receptor 10T2-like, translating to MLTDQGNQSMVTEFILIGFSSFPDLQVPLFVVFSIMYLAILAGNIIIVTTIRLESTLHIPMYFFLSVLSSSEVCYTLTIVPNMLVNLLKEKPSISLVGCATQMYLFLGFGCTNCLLLTLMGYDRYVSICKPLHYAVLMNQRFCTKLVVFSATSGFLFSTLETYFTFTLPFCGPNSIPHFFCDMAPLLELACGRNYVGEIIIFLICFLVVFCSFLLILLSYLLILNTILKIPTTEGKRKGFSTCASHLIVVVVHFGCASVIYLRPQKYTLNKDTFISVTYTLVTPCLNPVVYSLRNKDVQVALKKYWGGRTCMRKV from the coding sequence ATGTTAACGGACCAAGGAAATCAAAGCATGGTGACAGAATTCATCCTGATCGGATTCTCCAGCTTCCCAGACTTGCAGGTCCCCCTGTTTGTGGTGTTCTCCATCATGTACTTGGCGATTTTGGCTGGAAATATCATTATAGTCACGACGATAAGGCTTGAATCCACCCTCCATATCCCCATGTACTTCTTTCTTTCCGTCCTCTCCAGTtcagaagtctgctacacacttaCCATTGTCCCCAATATGCTTGtaaatcttttaaaagaaaagccatCTATTTCATTGGTTGGCTGTGCCACTCAGATGTACTTATTCCTGGGCTTTGGGTGTACGAACTGCTTGCTTCTTACATTGATGGGATATGACCGCTATGTGTCCATTTGTAAACCTTTACATTATGCAGTTCTGATGAATCAGAGATTCTGCACTAAACTGGTTGTCTTTTCAGCAACAAGTGGTTTTTTATTTTCTACACTGGAAACCTATTTCACATTCACCTTGCCATTCTGTGGGCCAAATAGTATTCCTCACTTCTTTTGCGATATGGCACCGTTACTTGAGTTGGCCTGTGGCCGAAATTATGTTGGAGAAATTATCAtttttctgatttgttttctGGTGGTTTTTTGCTCATTCCTGCTGATTCTTCTGTCGTATCTTTTAATCTTAAACACAATCCTGAAAATCCCCACCACAGAGGGGAAGCGCAAAGGCTTTTCAACTTGCGCCTCCCATCTCATTGTGGTGGTTGTGCATTTTGGATGTGCTTCTGTTATTTACCTGAGGCCACAAAAGTACACGTTGAACAAGGACACTTTTATCTCGGTCACATACACCCTAGTGACCCCGTGTCTGAATCCTGTTGTTTACAGTCTGAGGAACAAGGATGTCCAAGTAGCACTCAAGAAATACTGGGGAGGAAGAACATGCATGCGGAAGGTGTGA
- the LOC125436350 gene encoding olfactory receptor 10R2-like → MLTDQGNQSMVTEFILIGFSGFPDLQVPLFVVFSIMYLAILAGNIIIVTTIRLESTLHIPMYFFLSVLSSSEVCYTFTIVPNMLANLLKEKPSISFFGCATQIFMFLSLATINCLILTVMGYDRYVCICKPLHYPVLMNQRFCTKLVVLSVTSGFVASIVETYFIFTLPFCGPNKIHHFFCDLAPLRQLACGRNYIGEIVIFLFCVLIIVFSFFLILLSYLLILNTILKIPTAEGKRKAFSTCASHLIVVVVHFGCASVIYLRPQSRYTLNEDMFISITYILVTPLLNPVVYSLRNKDVQIALKKYLRGRTRSQKM, encoded by the coding sequence ATGTTGACGGACCAAGGAAATCAAAGCATGGTGACAGAATTCATCCTGATCGGATTCTCCGGCTTCCCAGACTTGCAGGTCCCACTGTTTGTGGTGTTCTCCATCATGTACTTGGCGATTTTGGCTGGAAATATCATTATAGTCACGACGATAAGGCTCGAATCCACTCTCCATATCCCCATGTACTTCTTTCTTTCCGTCCTCTCCAGTTCAGAAGTCTGCTACACATTTACCATTGTCCCCAACATGCTTGCAAATCTTTTGAAAGAAAAGCCATCTATTTCTTTTTTTGGCTGTGCTACTCAGATTTTTATGTTTCTGAGCCTTGCAACTATAAACTGTCTGATTCTCACGGTGATGGGGTATGATCGATATGTGTGCATATGTAAACCTTTGCATTATCCAGTTCTGATGAATCAGAGATTCTGCACTAAACTGGTTGTTCTTTCAGTGACGAGTGGGTTTGTTGCATCTATAGTGGAAACCTATTTTATATTTACCTTGCCATTCTGTGGGCCAAACAAAATCCATCACTTCTTTTGTGACTTAGCACCTTTACGTCAACTGGCCTGTGGCCGAAATTATATAGGGGAaattgtcatttttcttttttgtgttttgatcatagtcttctctttctttctgattCTTCTGTCGTATCTTTTAATCTTAAACACAATCCTGAAAATCCCCACCGCAGAGGGGAAGCGCAAGGCCTTTTCAACTTGCGCCTCCCATCTTATTGTGGTGGTTGTGCATTTTGGATGTGCTTCTGTTATTTACCTGAGGCCGCAATCCAGATACACTTTGAACGAGGACATGTTTATCTCGATCACATACATACTGGTGACCCCATTGCTGAATCCTGTTGTTTACAGTCTGAGGAACAAGGATGTCCAAATAGCACTCAAGAAATACTTAAGAGGAAGAACACGCTCCCAGAAGATGTGA